One Abyssisolibacter fermentans DNA window includes the following coding sequences:
- a CDS encoding GNAT family N-acetyltransferase encodes MVTAKRYDDAMVFYNLVKDYLWDNEAFNILSLGVLGECIKKAPNPEHIFIAIKDNDNVVFVMIQTKDKMILVGELDYIDEAINFLIENDININGIIGEANLINIFAKSFIKRYIMKSIVKMNQRIYKIEEVNDIKLQTGNLRLAKITDINILSTWVKDFVLYSGGEATIDEAKRHVKELIDKKKLYVWEDGQIVSMAGKAKATNNGIVVNYVYTPDEYRNKGYATTCVASLTKKLLQDYKFCALYTDLSNPTSNSIYMKIGYKPIGDSLVVGFE; translated from the coding sequence ATGGTTACTGCAAAAAGGTATGATGATGCTATGGTATTTTATAACTTAGTCAAAGATTATCTATGGGATAATGAAGCATTTAATATTTTATCATTAGGTGTTTTAGGAGAGTGCATTAAAAAAGCTCCTAATCCTGAGCATATTTTTATAGCTATTAAAGATAATGATAATGTTGTATTTGTTATGATCCAAACAAAAGATAAAATGATTTTAGTTGGAGAACTTGACTATATTGATGAAGCAATAAATTTCCTTATTGAAAATGATATTAATATTAATGGTATTATAGGAGAAGCAAATTTAATTAATATTTTTGCTAAAAGCTTTATTAAAAGATACATTATGAAATCTATAGTAAAAATGAATCAAAGAATATATAAAATAGAAGAAGTTAACGATATTAAATTACAAACAGGTAATTTGAGGCTTGCAAAAATTACAGATATTAACATTTTAAGTACGTGGGTTAAAGATTTTGTTTTATATAGCGGGGGAGAGGCTACTATTGACGAGGCAAAGCGACATGTTAAAGAATTAATAGATAAGAAAAAATTATATGTTTGGGAAGACGGTCAAATTGTTTCTATGGCGGGAAAAGCAAAAGCAACCAATAATGGTATAGTGGTAAACTATGTATATACACCTGATGAATACAGAAATAAAGGCTATGCAACAACTTGTGTTGCTTCATTAACAAAAAAATTGTTACAAGATTATAAATTTTGTGCACTATATACTGATTTATCAAATCCTACCTCTAATAGTATTTATATGAAGATAGGATATAAGCCGATAGGGGATTCTTTAGTAGTAGGGTTTGAATAA
- the htpG gene encoding molecular chaperone HtpG gives MAVQKGNLSIHSENIFPIIKKWLYSDHDIFIRELISNCCDAITKVKRLSTLGEADLKEDKDFTVKVILDKENKTLKFIDNGIGMTDEEIKKYINQIAFSGAEDFFNAYKDKAENEQIIGHFGLGFYSTFMVADSVEINSLSYKEGATAVKWFCDGGTEFEMDASDKTTRGTEITLNIGEEGTDFLDEYKVRSTIEKYCSFMPFPIFLDVANKEPKKDEDGNIIIEEVKPLNDVTPLYTKRPNECSDEDYKAFYQKTFKDFKEPLFWIHLNMDYPFNLKGILYFPKLSTQFDTLEGEVKLYNTQVFIADNIKEVIPEFLLLLKGVIDCPDLPLNVSRSFLQNDGFVKKTSDYITKKVADKLVSLYKTKREDFKKFWDDISPFVKFGIIKNTKFAEKVKDIVLYKTNTGKHLSINEYLANHAGKLENEVYYITDTTQQSQYIKLLSEHDVEAVVLDHNIDQAFISHIESTNTDIKFKRVDSDLSSLLTEKEENVDEEKNKAEVEKISDLFKKALDLEKINVELQSLKNDDVSSMILLSESNRRMQDMMKMYSMNGMGMGMDANMFPNEETLVLNKKHPLVHYTLEHPEDETSSLIAKQLYDLAMISHKPLSPEAMSEFIKRSNDIMKKII, from the coding sequence ATGGCTGTTCAAAAAGGTAATTTATCTATTCATAGCGAAAACATATTTCCTATAATAAAAAAATGGCTTTATTCTGACCATGATATTTTTATAAGAGAACTTATTTCTAATTGTTGTGATGCTATTACAAAAGTTAAACGACTTAGCACACTTGGCGAAGCTGATTTAAAAGAAGATAAAGATTTTACTGTTAAAGTTATACTAGATAAAGAAAATAAGACTCTTAAATTTATAGACAATGGTATTGGTATGACTGATGAAGAGATTAAAAAATATATTAATCAGATAGCGTTCTCTGGAGCTGAAGATTTCTTTAATGCCTACAAAGATAAAGCTGAAAACGAGCAGATAATAGGACATTTTGGTCTTGGTTTTTACTCTACTTTCATGGTAGCTGATTCTGTAGAAATCAATTCATTATCTTATAAAGAAGGTGCTACTGCTGTAAAATGGTTCTGTGATGGTGGTACTGAATTTGAAATGGATGCAAGCGATAAAACAACTAGAGGTACAGAAATCACACTAAATATAGGCGAAGAAGGTACTGATTTCTTAGATGAATATAAGGTTAGATCAACTATAGAAAAATATTGTTCTTTTATGCCATTTCCAATATTCTTAGATGTAGCTAACAAAGAACCTAAAAAAGATGAAGATGGCAATATTATTATTGAAGAAGTTAAACCTTTAAATGATGTAACACCACTTTATACTAAACGTCCAAATGAATGTAGTGATGAAGATTACAAAGCTTTTTATCAAAAAACATTTAAAGACTTCAAAGAACCTTTATTCTGGATTCATCTAAACATGGATTATCCTTTTAATTTAAAAGGTATTTTATACTTCCCTAAGTTAAGTACACAATTTGATACTTTAGAAGGAGAAGTTAAACTTTATAATACTCAAGTTTTCATTGCAGACAATATTAAAGAAGTTATCCCTGAATTTTTGCTACTTCTTAAAGGGGTTATTGACTGCCCTGATTTGCCACTAAATGTTTCAAGAAGCTTCCTTCAAAATGATGGCTTTGTTAAGAAAACTTCAGATTATATCACTAAAAAAGTTGCTGATAAACTAGTAAGCTTATACAAAACTAAAAGAGAAGATTTTAAAAAATTCTGGGATGATATCAGTCCATTTGTTAAGTTTGGTATTATTAAAAATACTAAGTTTGCAGAAAAAGTAAAAGATATTGTACTATATAAAACAAACACTGGAAAACATTTAAGCATCAATGAATATTTAGCAAATCATGCTGGTAAACTTGAGAATGAAGTTTATTATATAACTGATACTACTCAACAATCTCAGTATATTAAATTACTTAGCGAACATGATGTTGAAGCCGTAGTATTAGATCACAACATTGATCAAGCTTTTATCTCTCACATAGAAAGCACCAACACAGATATTAAATTTAAAAGAGTAGACTCTGATCTATCTAGTCTTCTAACCGAAAAGGAAGAAAATGTAGATGAAGAAAAAAACAAGGCTGAAGTAGAGAAAATAAGTGATTTATTTAAAAAAGCATTAGATCTTGAAAAAATAAATGTTGAGCTTCAATCTCTTAAGAATGATGATGTTTCAAGTATGATTTTACTATCTGAATCAAATAGACGTATGCAAGACATGATGAAAATGTACAGTATGAATGGCATGGGCATGGGTATGGATGCAAATATGTTTCCTAATGAAGAGACATTAGTTTTAAACAAGAAACATCCTCTAGTACATTACACATTAGAACATCCAGAAGATGAGACAAGCTCTCTTATTGCAAAACAACTTTATGACTTAGCAATGATTAGTCACAAGCCGCTCTCTCCTGAAGCAATGTCTGAGTTTATAAAGAGAAGTAATGATATAATGAAGAAAATAATCTAA
- a CDS encoding CXXX repeat peptide modification system protein: MKKEKKGITVGTVTEIEKTQLLDYSEKLSSLKELLLLFRNDFVENKDDFNIVYEKFVIDYTNTKKDIQNWWNEKSNKYLWEGKGSNDRFWMIDFNTREIILCDR, from the coding sequence ATGAAAAAAGAAAAAAAAGGAATTACAGTTGGCACCGTTACTGAAATAGAAAAAACGCAATTGTTAGACTATAGTGAAAAATTAAGTTCCCTTAAAGAACTTCTTCTCTTATTTAGAAATGATTTTGTTGAAAATAAAGATGATTTCAATATTGTTTACGAAAAATTTGTTATAGATTATACTAACACAAAAAAGGATATCCAAAATTGGTGGAATGAAAAGTCAAATAAATATTTATGGGAAGGAAAGGGAAGTAATGATCGTTTTTGGATGATAGATTTTAATACTAGAGAAATTATCTTATGCGATCGATAA
- a CDS encoding radical SAM peptide maturase, CXXX-repeat target family, with amino-acid sequence MVKPKIKMGTLPPMYRDGDFKNITFCITEDCNLKCKYCYMVHKNSFKKMSFETAKKAVDKILEMSVGFDKDAVVWEFIGGEPFLEIDLIDKISDYIKLKTFMLDHPWFNNYRFSFSTNGLLYNTPKVQNYIKKNHHHLSMGISVDGNKTKHDLQRVKPNGEGSYDEVIKNVPLWQKQFPNASTKATFASDDLIHLKDSIISLWENGITYVAANVVFEDVWKDGDDEIFENQLKDLADYILQNELWNKYSVRFFDPQRGFPLEEGAKKANYCGAGKMLAVDCEGNLFPCLRFLDFTLNDKKGLSIGNIDTEINTDLVRPFEALSLETQSKEECINCEIASGCAWCTGYNYDNACTNTIYNRATHICKMHKANVRANEYFWTNFTKKTGIISPWHEEATKYKQLNKNIKEKTLQILLENNAPFECLYQNFKNNNVKNKKMDKDIVNKGLEFAKANDFDIEFLGKSEFIDSTSCNKTNQTSTDTYIVHKDKINNLSIAVKQLLTYNKKISIIKTDIETWSDTDIELYENELDKLVDILVENYIKDNQVKINILTERLYLNEMNNCNAGVNKFTLAPNGKIYICPAFYFNDEDNCIGNVDEGITMENLDLLAIDRAPICKECDAYSCSRCVYLNKLLTNEYNTPSKIQCVISHIERNASRKLQIELIKNDIVIGTSLIKKIDYLDPLDKILSKNKSYVMSEKKYQEVNSL; translated from the coding sequence ATGGTAAAACCTAAAATAAAAATGGGTACATTGCCACCAATGTACAGGGATGGTGATTTTAAAAATATAACATTTTGCATTACAGAAGATTGTAATCTAAAATGCAAATATTGTTATATGGTTCATAAAAACTCTTTTAAAAAGATGAGTTTTGAAACAGCAAAAAAGGCAGTTGATAAAATTCTGGAAATGAGTGTTGGCTTTGATAAAGATGCTGTAGTTTGGGAATTCATAGGAGGTGAACCTTTTTTAGAAATTGATTTAATAGATAAAATCTCTGATTATATTAAATTAAAAACATTTATGCTAGATCATCCTTGGTTTAATAATTATCGCTTTAGTTTTTCTACAAATGGATTACTGTATAATACACCTAAAGTTCAAAATTACATTAAAAAAAATCATCATCATTTATCAATGGGGATATCTGTTGACGGCAATAAAACTAAACATGATTTGCAAAGAGTTAAACCAAATGGTGAAGGATCATATGACGAAGTCATAAAAAATGTACCTTTATGGCAAAAACAATTTCCAAATGCTTCTACAAAAGCTACTTTTGCAAGTGATGATTTAATTCACCTAAAAGACAGTATTATAAGTCTATGGGAAAATGGCATAACATATGTAGCAGCTAATGTAGTTTTTGAAGATGTTTGGAAAGATGGTGACGATGAAATTTTTGAAAATCAGCTTAAAGATTTAGCGGATTATATTTTACAAAACGAACTTTGGAATAAATATTCAGTCAGGTTTTTTGATCCACAAAGAGGTTTTCCTCTTGAGGAAGGTGCCAAAAAAGCAAATTATTGCGGCGCAGGTAAGATGTTAGCTGTTGACTGTGAAGGTAATTTATTTCCTTGTTTACGATTCTTAGATTTTACTTTAAATGACAAGAAAGGTCTCTCCATTGGAAATATTGATACTGAAATTAATACGGATCTAGTAAGACCTTTTGAAGCACTGTCATTAGAAACACAAAGTAAAGAAGAATGTATTAACTGTGAAATCGCCTCAGGCTGTGCCTGGTGTACTGGTTATAATTATGATAATGCATGTACTAATACCATATATAATAGAGCTACTCATATATGTAAAATGCATAAAGCAAACGTTAGAGCAAATGAATATTTCTGGACAAACTTTACTAAAAAAACTGGAATAATTTCTCCTTGGCATGAAGAAGCAACCAAATATAAACAGCTAAACAAAAACATCAAAGAAAAAACTTTACAGATTCTACTTGAAAACAATGCGCCTTTTGAATGTTTATATCAAAATTTTAAAAATAATAATGTAAAAAATAAAAAAATGGATAAAGATATTGTAAATAAAGGTTTAGAATTTGCTAAAGCAAATGATTTTGATATAGAGTTTTTGGGAAAATCTGAATTTATAGATAGTACAAGCTGTAATAAAACAAATCAAACTAGCACTGACACTTATATAGTTCATAAAGATAAAATAAATAATTTGAGTATTGCAGTTAAGCAATTATTAACATATAACAAAAAAATATCAATTATTAAAACTGATATTGAAACTTGGTCTGATACGGACATTGAATTATATGAAAATGAATTAGATAAATTAGTTGATATTCTCGTAGAAAATTATATTAAAGATAATCAAGTTAAAATAAATATCTTGACTGAGCGTCTTTACTTAAATGAAATGAATAATTGTAATGCAGGCGTCAATAAATTCACACTAGCACCAAATGGAAAAATATATATATGCCCAGCGTTCTATTTCAATGATGAAGACAATTGTATAGGAAATGTTGATGAAGGTATCACTATGGAAAATCTCGATTTATTAGCTATAGACAGAGCTCCTATATGCAAAGAATGCGATGCTTACAGCTGCAGTAGATGTGTATATTTAAACAAGCTTCTTACTAATGAATACAATACGCCGTCTAAAATTCAATGTGTAATTAGCCACATAGAACGAAATGCATCCCGAAAACTTCAGATAGAATTAATAAAGAATGATATTGTTATTGGAACATCATTGATTAAAAAAATAGATTATTTAGATCCATTAGATAAAATTTTGAGTAAAAATAAATCTTATGTTATGAGCGAAAAAAAATATCAGGAGGTTAATAGTTTATGA
- a CDS encoding PhzF family phenazine biosynthesis protein has product MKNKVYRMSSFAKTIDGGNPAGVVLDADLFSDSQMKMIAKEVGYSETAFVMKSNKADFKVRFFTPVNEVDLCGHATIATFNLLRNLGVINEGCYTQETKAGVLKLKVYKDNVYMQQNKPKFYEIINREELKACFTNLNEVLHDELPIQIVSTGIKDIILPIKSLDILLNIKPNLEKIGEISKKYDVTGIHAFCLQSYNASTAHCRNFAPLYGIDEESATGTANGALACYLKHYMKDKIGNKLVFEQGYCMNMPSEIAVELVYKDDEIHEVFVGGNALKINRLGG; this is encoded by the coding sequence ATGAAAAACAAAGTATATAGAATGAGTTCATTTGCAAAAACTATAGATGGAGGCAATCCTGCGGGAGTAGTTTTAGATGCAGATTTGTTTAGTGATAGTCAAATGAAAATGATAGCTAAGGAAGTAGGATATTCTGAAACTGCTTTTGTAATGAAATCAAATAAGGCTGATTTTAAGGTTCGTTTTTTTACACCTGTAAATGAAGTTGATTTATGTGGTCATGCAACTATAGCCACTTTTAATCTTTTGAGAAATTTAGGCGTTATCAATGAAGGTTGTTATACTCAAGAGACTAAGGCTGGTGTTTTAAAGTTAAAAGTATATAAAGACAATGTTTATATGCAGCAGAATAAGCCTAAATTTTACGAGATTATTAATAGAGAAGAATTAAAAGCTTGTTTTACCAATTTAAATGAAGTATTACATGATGAATTACCTATACAAATCGTATCGACTGGAATAAAAGATATTATATTACCTATTAAGAGTTTAGATATTTTATTAAACATAAAGCCAAATCTAGAAAAGATAGGTGAAATAAGTAAAAAGTATGATGTAACAGGGATACACGCATTTTGCCTACAATCGTATAATGCTTCAACTGCTCACTGTAGAAACTTTGCGCCACTATATGGAATAGATGAGGAATCTGCAACTGGTACTGCTAATGGTGCATTAGCTTGTTATTTAAAGCATTATATGAAAGATAAAATAGGTAATAAACTTGTTTTTGAACAAGGTTACTGTATGAACATGCCTTCTGAGATAGCTGTAGAGCTTGTTTATAAAGATGATGAAATACATGAAGTTTTTGTGGGAGGAAATGCTTTGAAAATTAATAGATTAGGAGGGTGA
- a CDS encoding class I SAM-dependent methyltransferase: MIIGQAPLYKFLWFCNRQNLKKEILDCGAGGNYPPLSLFAKEGYTTRGIEFDKDQLYKAQEFANKQGQNLNIELGDMRELPFADECFSYVYSYNAIFHMRKEDIHKSIKEMKRVLKKDGLMYLNLLSIDDSACGEGTCLGNNEYEQMEDVPVIHSYYKHNEADYYFDDMDLVYKEIRILERYYEGEKIRQGFIDYVFKKV, from the coding sequence ATGATAATTGGACAAGCACCATTATACAAATTTTTATGGTTTTGTAACCGACAAAATTTAAAGAAGGAAATACTTGATTGTGGAGCAGGAGGTAATTATCCACCTTTAAGCTTATTTGCAAAAGAAGGATATACAACGAGAGGGATAGAATTTGACAAGGATCAATTATATAAAGCTCAAGAATTTGCTAATAAACAAGGACAAAATTTAAATATTGAGTTAGGTGATATGAGAGAACTACCATTTGCAGATGAATGCTTTAGCTATGTATATTCATATAATGCTATATTCCATATGAGAAAAGAAGATATACACAAGTCAATAAAAGAAATGAAAAGAGTATTAAAAAAAGATGGTTTAATGTACTTAAATTTATTGTCTATAGATGATTCCGCATGTGGTGAAGGTACATGCTTAGGTAATAATGAATATGAGCAAATGGAAGATGTACCTGTAATTCATTCATATTATAAACATAATGAAGCTGACTATTATTTCGATGATATGGATCTAGTTTATAAGGAAATAAGGATACTTGAAAGATATTATGAAGGAGAAAAAATAAGACAAGGTTTTATAGATTATGTTTTTAAAAAAGTGTGA
- the safA gene encoding SafA/ExsA family spore coat assembly protein: MNKNKFILSFCLVFCFLLIFSSNCSYAQPANGDYDTYTVVRGDSLWKIAVKYQVGLSEIIAANKQFKNPNLIYPGDKVYVPLFSDIKAIEREVINLTNQQRQKNGLPPLKYNWQLSRVARYKSADMRDKNYFSHTSPTYGSPAKMISDFGLKYTAMGENIAMGQRTAWEVVDGWMNSSGHRANILNKNYTEIGVGYAKSSSGKTYWTQMFIRP, encoded by the coding sequence TTGAATAAAAATAAGTTTATATTATCATTTTGTTTAGTTTTCTGCTTTTTACTGATATTCTCTAGTAATTGTTCTTATGCTCAACCAGCAAACGGTGATTACGATACTTATACAGTTGTCAGAGGAGATTCTCTATGGAAAATAGCAGTAAAATATCAGGTAGGATTAAGTGAAATAATTGCAGCTAACAAGCAATTTAAAAATCCAAATCTCATATACCCAGGAGACAAAGTTTATGTACCGTTATTTAGTGATATTAAGGCTATAGAAAGAGAAGTAATAAACTTAACAAATCAACAAAGACAAAAAAATGGGCTTCCACCTCTTAAATATAATTGGCAGCTTTCAAGAGTCGCTAGATATAAGTCCGCAGATATGAGAGACAAAAATTACTTTAGTCATACATCTCCAACCTATGGTTCACCAGCTAAAATGATTTCTGATTTTGGATTGAAGTATACAGCTATGGGTGAAAATATAGCAATGGGTCAAAGGACAGCTTGGGAAGTTGTAGATGGTTGGATGAATTCATCAGGGCATAGAGCAAACATCTTGAATAAAAACTATACAGAAATTGGTGTTGGGTATGCCAAATCTTCAAGTGGTAAAACTTATTGGACTCAAATGTTCATAAGACCATAA
- a CDS encoding 4Fe-4S binding protein, whose protein sequence is MQTKRFISQIIFFVIFIALMITNKAQIWMAFLFLSIGLAAFFGRYYCGFICPIYTMIRVGNLIGRALGTQKKEIPKFFKLKGLRTTILIIFLGALGYTIYTMTRGEKFPLPIFIIALGVIVTIFVNENTWHRYLCPWGILLSFTAKFTKRSLNVSQKGCISCRKCYNICPAEAIDFKEKAEIMPRYCLLCYKCHDICPVEVIRYKKN, encoded by the coding sequence ATGCAAACCAAAAGGTTTATTAGTCAAATAATTTTTTTTGTTATTTTTATTGCTTTAATGATTACAAATAAAGCACAGATATGGATGGCTTTTTTATTTTTATCAATTGGTCTTGCAGCGTTCTTTGGTCGATATTATTGTGGTTTTATATGTCCTATTTATACTATGATTAGAGTAGGAAATTTAATTGGTCGGGCATTGGGAACACAGAAAAAAGAAATACCTAAGTTTTTTAAATTAAAGGGTCTGAGAACAACAATATTAATTATTTTTTTAGGTGCGTTAGGATATACAATTTATACAATGACAAGAGGGGAAAAATTTCCATTACCAATATTTATTATTGCTTTAGGTGTTATAGTTACTATATTTGTTAATGAAAATACTTGGCATAGGTATTTATGTCCATGGGGAATTTTACTAAGCTTTACAGCGAAGTTTACCAAAAGGAGTTTAAATGTTTCTCAAAAAGGATGTATTTCTTGTCGTAAATGCTACAATATATGTCCGGCTGAAGCTATTGACTTTAAAGAAAAAGCAGAAATAATGCCAAGATATTGTTTGCTGTGTTATAAATGTCATGATATCTGTCCTGTAGAAGTTATAAGGTATAAGAAAAATTAA
- a CDS encoding patatin-like phospholipase family protein: MQGLVLEGGGTRGAFQIGVWKALRELGVEINGVCGTSIGSINGAFIVQNDFDKIFELWNNITYSKFYDLDDMKIEKLKKLNLESGDLNYLYGKLKNILIDRGVDISPLRKLLIDNIDENLVRNSNKDFGIVTISLTDMKPLELYIDAIPKGHLIDYLIASSSLPIFKTERLEGKLFLDGGFYNKLPISLLASKGYKDLIVVKLDKKDINPKLIKKDMNVIHIKPSESLGRILDFSQDRIQRNINLGYFDTLKAINSLSGFNYYVKPMGDENYFLDYFKNIDEAKVIKIGEILGVQDMPYKRMLFEYIIPKIAVILDIPNNASYEDIVLKILEEAAQRYNIERFKVYTFEGFKDEVLRRFRPCRDKNSKDLPNIFKQSDLVLKTFKKDILDRIIDELLGNLA, from the coding sequence ATGCAAGGTTTAGTTTTAGAAGGAGGAGGAACCAGAGGAGCTTTTCAAATAGGTGTATGGAAAGCCTTGAGAGAATTAGGTGTAGAAATTAACGGAGTTTGTGGTACCTCTATTGGATCAATAAATGGAGCTTTTATTGTTCAAAACGACTTTGATAAAATATTCGAATTGTGGAATAACATAACATACTCTAAGTTTTATGATTTAGATGATATGAAAATTGAAAAACTAAAGAAATTAAATTTGGAATCAGGTGATTTAAATTATCTATATGGGAAATTAAAAAATATTTTAATTGACAGAGGTGTAGATATATCACCATTAAGGAAACTATTAATCGATAATATTGATGAAAACTTAGTCAGAAATTCAAATAAAGATTTTGGTATAGTTACAATATCTCTTACAGATATGAAACCATTAGAATTATATATTGATGCTATTCCAAAGGGACATCTCATAGATTACTTGATAGCGAGCTCAAGTTTACCTATTTTCAAAACAGAGAGACTAGAAGGCAAGCTTTTTTTAGACGGTGGATTTTATAACAAACTTCCAATAAGTTTACTTGCATCAAAAGGTTATAAGGATTTGATAGTAGTAAAGTTAGATAAAAAAGATATAAACCCTAAATTAATAAAAAAAGATATGAATGTAATACATATTAAGCCCTCGGAATCTCTAGGAAGAATACTTGATTTTTCTCAAGATAGAATTCAGAGAAATATAAATCTTGGATATTTTGATACTCTTAAAGCTATAAATAGCCTTAGTGGTTTTAATTATTATGTTAAGCCTATGGGAGATGAAAACTATTTTTTGGATTATTTTAAGAACATAGATGAAGCTAAAGTTATTAAAATAGGCGAAATACTAGGAGTTCAAGATATGCCTTATAAAAGAATGTTATTTGAATATATAATTCCAAAGATTGCTGTGATATTAGATATTCCCAATAATGCAAGCTATGAAGATATAGTTTTAAAAATACTCGAAGAAGCAGCTCAAAGATATAATATTGAAAGATTTAAAGTATACACCTTTGAAGGTTTTAAAGATGAAGTTTTAAGGAGATTTAGACCGTGTAGAGATAAAAACTCAAAAGATTTACCTAATATTTTCAAGCAGAGTGATTTGGTTTTAAAAACATTTAAAAAAGATATTTTAGATAGAATAATTGATGAATTGCTAGGAAATTTAGCATGA
- a CDS encoding GNAT family N-acetyltransferase: MESIYQICPTFRNTYITLKQTCTDDAEDLLECYSDKKSVPFFNSDNCNGDDFYYTSIERMKQAIEFWNYSYNNRFFVRWTIILNSTNVIIGTVEMFHRIANDDFNHYGVLRIDLKSEYENQKVIDSILEITNKSFYYLFDVKSILTKAKPTAKERVISLKKKGYIPLTKKFMIYNNYFVKTIID; encoded by the coding sequence ATGGAAAGTATATATCAAATATGTCCAACTTTTAGAAACACTTATATTACACTAAAGCAGACATGTACGGATGACGCTGAAGATTTATTAGAATGCTACTCTGATAAAAAATCAGTTCCTTTTTTTAATTCTGACAATTGTAATGGAGATGATTTTTATTATACTTCTATTGAAAGAATGAAACAAGCAATTGAGTTTTGGAATTACTCATATAATAATCGTTTTTTTGTAAGATGGACCATTATTCTAAACAGCACTAATGTGATAATAGGAACTGTTGAGATGTTCCATAGAATAGCTAATGATGATTTTAATCATTATGGTGTCTTAAGGATAGATTTAAAGAGTGAATATGAAAATCAGAAAGTTATCGATTCTATATTGGAAATTACAAATAAGTCGTTTTATTATCTGTTTGATGTCAAATCTATACTTACAAAAGCTAAGCCAACAGCAAAAGAAAGAGTTATTTCGTTAAAGAAAAAAGGATATATCCCATTGACTAAGAAATTTATGATATATAATAATTATTTTGTAAAAACAATTATAGATTAA
- a CDS encoding helix-turn-helix transcriptional regulator → MKKLERLSGIIYALRENKKMTAKELAEVFEVSERTIYRDIDALSQLKVPIVSFEGFEGGYKIDESYFIPSLNLEQNEILYLLICLRAGEVLRVPNMKGSFESLKYKLLNILDDDMKQRFKKLLSRIMLEMNRIVPSNYCENLFYKLIESFIDYKDLVIIYYSPKSDEYIKRRVTPYFLSFDSGGWYLDGYCHIREAMRCFRLDRIKDIEVSHEDYKQSFVDEYINKLKNKEKAFKIKLEMDKKLYEIVKNDESFIDGQTKNLGDKIELSINTNNIDYFVSLAIENWNQVTIIEPKECINRIKKLCNKTLQKY, encoded by the coding sequence ATGAAAAAATTGGAACGCTTATCTGGTATTATCTATGCTCTTAGAGAAAATAAGAAGATGACTGCTAAAGAACTTGCAGAAGTATTTGAAGTAAGTGAGAGGACTATTTACAGAGATATAGACGCTTTATCTCAACTAAAAGTACCTATTGTTTCTTTTGAAGGTTTTGAAGGAGGTTATAAAATTGATGAAAGTTATTTTATACCTAGTTTAAATTTAGAGCAAAATGAAATATTATATTTGCTTATTTGTTTAAGAGCTGGGGAAGTTTTAAGGGTACCAAATATGAAAGGTTCTTTTGAATCTTTAAAATATAAGCTTCTCAATATACTTGATGATGACATGAAACAAAGGTTTAAAAAATTACTTTCTCGAATTATGCTTGAAATGAATAGAATTGTTCCTAGCAATTATTGTGAAAATCTTTTTTATAAGTTGATAGAGAGTTTTATTGATTATAAAGATTTAGTAATTATATATTATTCACCTAAAAGTGATGAATATATAAAAAGAAGAGTTACTCCCTATTTTTTATCCTTTGACAGCGGGGGATGGTATCTAGATGGTTATTGTCATATTAGGGAAGCAATGCGATGTTTTAGACTGGATAGGATAAAAGATATAGAAGTATCTCATGAGGATTACAAGCAAAGCTTTGTAGATGAGTATATAAATAAATTAAAAAATAAAGAAAAGGCATTTAAGATAAAACTAGAAATGGATAAAAAACTATATGAAATAGTAAAAAATGATGAAAGTTTCATTGATGGACAAACAAAAAATCTTGGAGATAAAATAGAATTAAGTATTAATACCAACAATATTGATTATTTCGTTTCATTAGCTATAGAAAACTGGAATCAAGTAACGATAATTGAGCCTAAGGAATGTATAAATAGAATAAAGAAATTATGTAATAAGACATTGCAAAAATATTAA